A genomic region of Streptococcus suis contains the following coding sequences:
- a CDS encoding glycoside hydrolase family 35 protein translates to MKEFYIGDQFYLDGEPFKILSGAIHYFRVHPDDWYHSLYNLKALGFNTVETYVPWNMHEPRKGEFCYEGILNIERFLKLAQELGLYAIVRPSPYICAEWEWGGLPAWLMKEELRVRSSDSVYLQHLDEYYASLIPKLAKLQLAQGGNVLMFQVENEYGSYGEEKEYLRSVAGLMRKHGLTAPLFTSDGSWRATLRAGTLIEDDVFVTGNFGSKARENFANMTAFFNEHQKNWPLMCMEFWDGWFNRWGDEIIRREPEEMVDSVMECIELGSLNLYMFHGGTNFGFMNGCSARGQIDLPQVTSYDYDAILDEAGNPTKKFYLLQQRLKEVYPELEYAEPLVKEAKAFSDVSLHDKVSLFATLENVSDCVKGFYPKNMEELDQSTGYILYRTELERDKTEAERFRVVDARDRIQIYADGKFVATQYQTEIGDDVELDFKDDKLKLDILVENMGRVNYGHKLTAPTQSKGLGRGAMADLHFIGHWETYPLHLESVEDLDFSKGWEEGQAAFYRYQFELDELADTYLDMTGFGKGVVFVNNVNIGRFWEKGPILYLYIPKGYLKKGANEIIVFETEGKYREKIHFSQRPVIKDL, encoded by the coding sequence ATGAAAGAATTTTATATTGGAGACCAATTTTATTTGGACGGTGAACCCTTTAAGATTTTATCAGGCGCGATTCATTATTTTCGTGTCCATCCTGATGATTGGTACCATTCTTTGTATAACTTAAAGGCTCTTGGTTTTAATACGGTTGAAACCTATGTCCCTTGGAATATGCATGAACCTCGAAAGGGTGAGTTTTGTTACGAGGGTATATTGAATATTGAGCGATTTTTGAAATTGGCTCAAGAATTAGGGCTTTATGCAATTGTACGTCCTTCACCTTATATTTGTGCGGAGTGGGAATGGGGTGGCCTCCCTGCTTGGTTGATGAAGGAAGAGCTTAGAGTACGTTCGAGTGATTCGGTGTACTTGCAGCACTTAGATGAATATTACGCTTCTCTTATTCCTAAATTGGCCAAGCTCCAACTCGCACAGGGTGGAAATGTACTTATGTTCCAAGTGGAAAATGAGTATGGCTCTTATGGTGAGGAGAAGGAGTATCTAAGATCGGTGGCTGGCTTGATGCGTAAACATGGTCTAACTGCTCCCTTGTTTACCTCGGACGGTTCTTGGCGAGCAACATTACGTGCAGGAACACTGATAGAGGACGATGTATTTGTAACAGGAAACTTTGGCTCTAAAGCTAGAGAGAATTTTGCAAATATGACGGCATTCTTTAATGAACATCAGAAGAATTGGCCACTCATGTGTATGGAATTTTGGGATGGTTGGTTCAATCGTTGGGGCGATGAAATTATTCGTAGAGAGCCGGAGGAAATGGTTGATTCGGTTATGGAATGTATCGAATTGGGCTCCTTGAATCTGTACATGTTCCATGGTGGAACAAATTTTGGTTTCATGAATGGTTGCTCTGCTCGTGGTCAAATTGATTTGCCTCAGGTAACTTCTTATGATTATGATGCTATATTGGATGAAGCTGGAAATCCTACTAAGAAGTTTTATCTTTTGCAACAACGTTTGAAAGAAGTCTATCCTGAATTAGAGTATGCAGAACCGCTTGTAAAAGAGGCAAAAGCTTTTTCAGATGTGTCGCTTCATGATAAGGTGAGTTTATTTGCTACTCTAGAAAATGTAAGCGATTGCGTAAAAGGGTTTTATCCTAAGAATATGGAAGAGCTTGATCAGTCAACAGGTTATATTTTATATAGAACAGAGTTGGAGCGGGATAAGACAGAAGCGGAACGTTTCCGAGTAGTTGATGCGCGTGACCGTATCCAAATTTATGCAGATGGAAAATTCGTTGCAACTCAGTATCAGACTGAGATTGGTGACGATGTTGAATTGGATTTTAAAGATGACAAGCTAAAATTAGATATTTTGGTAGAAAATATGGGACGTGTCAATTATGGGCATAAACTAACGGCTCCTACCCAGTCTAAAGGGCTTGGTCGAGGTGCGATGGCTGATTTACATTTTATTGGTCATTGGGAAACCTATCCTTTGCATCTTGAGTCAGTTGAGGACTTGGATTTTAGTAAGGGCTGGGAGGAAGGTCAAGCTGCTTTCTATCGTTATCAGTTTGAACTGGATGAACTTGCGGATACTTACTTAGACATGACAGGTTTTGGTAAGGGAGTTGTTTTCGTTAATAATGTAAATATTGGACGTTTTTGGGAAAAAGGGCCAATCCTCTATCTCTATATTCCAAAAGGATACTTAAAGAAAGGAGCGAATGAAATAATTGTCTTCGAGACAGAAGGAAAATATAGAGAGAAGATTCATTTTTCACAAAGACCCGTTATAAAAGATTTGTAG
- a CDS encoding PTS system mannose/fructose/N-acetylgalactosamine-transporter subunit IIB: MAIIATRIDGRLIHGQVANLWTTKLNIGRIMVIDDAVAQNDIEKQGLKLACPPGVKLSILPIEKAANNIKEGKYDSQRLLIVARRPENFLRLVEYGVELPELNVGNMSQTPETRSVTRSINVVDKDIADFDALAAKGVKLFAQMVPGDSPKDFMPLLDKVR, from the coding sequence ATGGCAATTATTGCTACGCGTATTGATGGTCGTTTGATCCACGGTCAGGTTGCTAACTTATGGACGACGAAATTGAACATCGGTCGTATCATGGTTATCGATGATGCTGTTGCTCAAAATGACATTGAAAAACAAGGACTGAAATTAGCATGTCCTCCAGGCGTAAAATTATCGATTTTACCGATTGAAAAGGCTGCTAATAATATTAAGGAGGGCAAGTATGATAGTCAACGTCTCTTGATTGTTGCTCGTCGTCCAGAAAACTTCCTTCGCTTGGTAGAGTACGGGGTTGAGCTCCCTGAGTTGAACGTAGGGAATATGTCTCAAACTCCGGAAACTCGTTCTGTAACTCGTTCTATTAACGTTGTAGATAAGGATATTGCAGATTTTGATGCCTTGGCGGCTAAGGGTGTAAAATTATTTGCACAAATGGTACCTGGCGATTCACCAAAAGACTTTATGCCATTATTGGATAAGGTTAGATAA
- a CDS encoding PTS mannose/fructose/sorbose/N-acetylgalactosamine transporter subunit IIC translates to MMQWWQILLLTLYSAYQICDELTIVSSAGSPVFAGFITGLIMGDMTTGLAIGASLQLMVLGVGTFGGASRIDATSGAVLATAFSVSQGIDPELAVATIAVPVAALLVYTDIAGRFSTTFFAHRVDAAIERFDYAGIERNYLLGAIPWALSRALPVFLALAFGGEFVDAMVKTIEQYQWIANGLTLAARMLPGLGFAILLHYLPLKRNLHYLAVGFALTAMLTVLYGNVSALGGAVAGIVGTLPEDAGVSFVNNFKGLSMIGIAIVGAFLSVIHFKNSQKVTVVAPSNSESGEIEDDEI, encoded by the coding sequence ATTATGCAATGGTGGCAAATATTACTTCTAACGCTCTACTCTGCTTACCAGATTTGTGACGAGCTGACAATTGTATCGTCAGCAGGTTCACCAGTCTTTGCAGGGTTTATCACTGGTTTAATCATGGGCGATATGACAACAGGTTTGGCAATTGGTGCCAGCTTGCAGTTGATGGTGCTTGGTGTAGGTACATTTGGTGGTGCGTCACGTATTGATGCAACATCTGGTGCGGTATTGGCGACAGCCTTCTCTGTATCACAAGGTATTGACCCTGAACTTGCAGTAGCTACTATCGCAGTTCCAGTAGCAGCACTTCTTGTTTATACAGATATTGCTGGTCGTTTCTCAACTACTTTCTTTGCACACCGTGTAGATGCGGCGATTGAACGCTTTGACTACGCTGGTATCGAACGCAACTATCTGCTTGGTGCAATTCCTTGGGCACTTTCTCGTGCACTTCCAGTTTTCCTTGCCCTTGCTTTTGGTGGTGAGTTTGTAGATGCAATGGTTAAAACTATTGAACAATACCAATGGATTGCCAACGGTTTGACGCTTGCAGCTCGTATGCTTCCAGGTCTTGGTTTTGCAATCTTGCTTCACTATCTTCCACTTAAACGTAACCTTCACTACTTGGCGGTAGGTTTCGCTCTTACAGCTATGTTGACTGTTCTTTACGGTAACGTATCAGCTTTGGGTGGTGCAGTTGCTGGTATCGTTGGCACTCTTCCTGAAGATGCAGGCGTAAGCTTTGTCAATAACTTCAAAGGTTTGTCAATGATTGGTATCGCTATTGTGGGTGCATTCCTTTCAGTGATTCACTTCAAAAATAGCCAAAAAGTAACTGTGGTTGCTCCATCAAATTCAGAAAGTGGGGAAATTGAAGATGACGAAATCTAA
- a CDS encoding PTS system mannose/fructose/sorbose family transporter subunit IID: MTKSNYKLTKEDFNQINKRSLFTFQLGWNYERMQASGYLYMILPQLRKMYGDGTPELKEMMKLHTQFFNTSPFFHTIITGIDLALEESDGVASKDAVNGIKTGLMGPFAPIGDSIFGSLVPAIMGTVAATMAAQGQPWGIFLWVAVAVVYDIFRWKQLEVAYKEGTKLITTMRDRLTALVDAASVMGVFMMGALIATMINFEVTWAPTVGEKVIDIQDLLNTIFPRLVPAVFTGFVFWLLGRKGMTSTKAILIIIALALCLSAIGHFAFGMA; encoded by the coding sequence ATGACGAAATCTAATTACAAATTAACAAAAGAAGATTTTAATCAAATCAACAAACGTAGCTTGTTCACTTTCCAACTTGGTTGGAACTATGAGCGGATGCAGGCATCTGGCTACCTCTACATGATTTTGCCACAATTGCGTAAAATGTATGGAGATGGTACTCCTGAGTTGAAGGAAATGATGAAATTGCATACTCAGTTCTTCAATACTTCACCATTTTTCCATACCATCATCACAGGTATTGACTTGGCACTTGAAGAAAGTGACGGTGTGGCTTCTAAAGATGCAGTTAACGGTATTAAAACTGGTTTGATGGGACCATTTGCCCCAATTGGTGACTCAATCTTTGGTTCATTGGTACCAGCTATCATGGGTACTGTTGCAGCGACTATGGCGGCTCAAGGTCAGCCTTGGGGTATCTTCCTTTGGGTAGCAGTAGCAGTGGTTTATGACATCTTCCGTTGGAAACAGTTGGAAGTTGCCTACAAAGAAGGTACTAAGTTGATTACAACCATGCGTGATCGCTTGACAGCTCTTGTTGATGCTGCTTCAGTCATGGGTGTCTTCATGATGGGTGCCTTGATTGCAACTATGATTAACTTTGAAGTGACTTGGGCTCCAACTGTAGGTGAGAAAGTGATTGACATTCAAGACTTGCTCAACACAATCTTCCCTCGCCTTGTTCCAGCTGTCTTTACAGGTTTTGTATTCTGGTTGCTCGGTCGTAAAGGTATGACCTCTACCAAGGCTATCTTGATCATCATTGCGCTTGCTCTTTGCTTGTCAGCAATCGGTCACTTCGCATTTGGTATGGCATAA
- a CDS encoding PTS sugar transporter subunit IIA, which produces MTRSLVLVSHGIFCEELKKSTEMIMGPQEDIYTVALLPEEGPEDFQKKFEETIANLDDFVVFADLLGGTPANVVSRKLIEGGQFDLYAGMNMPMVIGFLNGVLLGEAVDYVEFGTSNLVHVNSLLTSDEDDDE; this is translated from the coding sequence ATGACTAGAAGTTTAGTATTAGTAAGTCATGGTATCTTCTGCGAGGAGTTGAAAAAATCTACTGAAATGATTATGGGGCCTCAAGAGGACATATATACAGTAGCTTTATTACCAGAAGAAGGTCCAGAAGACTTCCAGAAAAAATTTGAAGAAACAATTGCTAATCTAGATGACTTTGTTGTCTTCGCAGACTTGTTGGGCGGTACACCAGCCAACGTCGTATCACGAAAATTGATTGAAGGTGGGCAGTTTGACCTCTATGCAGGTATGAATATGCCAATGGTTATCGGCTTCTTGAACGGCGTCTTGCTTGGCGAAGCTGTAGACTATGTCGAATTTGGTACAAGCAACCTAGTTCATGTCAATAGCCTATTAACAAGTGATGAAGATGACGATGAGTGA
- a CDS encoding aldose epimerase family protein has product MIEVKTFGEKAKLYCLENKNGMQVTLTDFGARVVEVLLPVEENGGLRNVSLAAKSDEDYRKTDLYPGSTIIPVAGRISGAQAEIKGTSYHFTENEPGRTLHGGVDTANEQYWDVELDHERNQVTFGMVLKDGFNGFPGDVRVKAIYCLTDKNELTVDYQAVSDKDTIFNPTNHIYFNLTGDFQRSVAEHRIKIAANHYAPLGEDNLPTGVLEDVTGTPFDFRDFAPFTQGFDSQYPQNVLVKGYDHPWVLEEVDIPVEVLSPDGKIGLSVKTNQPAVVIYTYNFPVEALACYHGVFSLECQALPNACNVDGFGSILLEQGEEFLSKTTYRFTW; this is encoded by the coding sequence ATGATTGAAGTAAAAACATTTGGTGAAAAAGCAAAACTGTATTGCTTGGAAAACAAGAATGGCATGCAGGTAACCTTGACGGATTTTGGAGCTAGAGTGGTAGAAGTGCTTCTGCCAGTAGAAGAAAATGGCGGTTTACGAAATGTCAGTTTGGCGGCTAAGTCGGATGAAGATTACCGCAAGACAGATTTGTATCCTGGTTCAACAATTATCCCAGTAGCGGGGCGTATTTCAGGTGCCCAAGCTGAGATAAAGGGAACAAGCTATCATTTTACAGAAAATGAACCTGGTAGGACTCTACACGGTGGGGTTGACACGGCAAATGAGCAGTACTGGGACGTTGAGCTAGACCATGAGAGAAATCAAGTGACCTTTGGTATGGTCCTAAAAGATGGTTTTAATGGCTTTCCTGGTGATGTGAGGGTCAAGGCTATTTATTGTTTGACGGATAAAAATGAATTGACAGTTGACTACCAGGCTGTATCGGATAAGGATACGATTTTTAATCCGACCAACCATATCTATTTCAACTTGACTGGTGATTTTCAACGGTCAGTTGCCGAGCACCGTATTAAAATTGCTGCCAATCACTATGCTCCGCTTGGGGAGGATAACCTGCCAACGGGTGTCTTAGAAGATGTGACAGGGACGCCGTTTGATTTTAGAGATTTTGCGCCTTTTACTCAGGGATTTGATAGCCAATATCCTCAAAATGTGTTGGTAAAAGGCTATGACCACCCATGGGTATTGGAAGAGGTGGATATTCCGGTAGAAGTTTTGAGTCCAGATGGGAAAATTGGACTCAGTGTCAAAACCAACCAGCCTGCGGTCGTTATTTATACATATAATTTTCCTGTTGAAGCTTTGGCCTGTTACCACGGTGTCTTTAGTTTAGAGTGTCAGGCCTTGCCGAATGCGTGCAATGTCGATGGATTTGGTTCGATTTTGTTAGAACAAGGAGAAGAATTTCTGTCTAAAACGACCTATCGTTTTACTTGGTAA
- a CDS encoding DUF1912 family protein: MTKEQEFLKEFEAWVNTQVMVNEMAVEESRRVLEEDKDERAADAYIRYESKLDAYRFIQGKFANYHAGKGFHDLPDELFGQRHY, translated from the coding sequence ATGACAAAAGAACAAGAATTTTTAAAAGAATTTGAAGCTTGGGTCAACACTCAGGTCATGGTAAACGAGATGGCGGTTGAAGAAAGTCGTCGTGTCTTGGAAGAAGACAAAGATGAGCGTGCAGCGGATGCTTATATTCGTTATGAGAGCAAGCTGGATGCCTATCGATTCATTCAAGGGAAATTTGCCAACTACCATGCTGGCAAAGGTTTTCATGATTTACCAGATGAGTTGTTTGGTCAAAGGCATTATTAA
- a CDS encoding helix-hairpin-helix domain-containing protein → MAKKKVNRKKQLKKQLADLKRAGRVGLERAAEVVETVAHKTEAVVEHAVEQVKEVVAEVTSSATSLEDFLALPELEGIAAARLETFYEAGIQSVADFANHTEKELLALKGIGPATIKQLKEKGIELKA, encoded by the coding sequence ATGGCAAAGAAAAAAGTAAATCGAAAAAAACAATTGAAAAAACAATTAGCAGACTTGAAACGTGCAGGTCGTGTAGGTCTTGAAAGAGCTGCAGAGGTAGTAGAGACAGTTGCTCACAAGACTGAGGCTGTAGTAGAGCATGCTGTGGAACAAGTGAAAGAAGTTGTAGCAGAGGTGACTTCTTCAGCGACTTCATTGGAAGACTTTTTGGCACTTCCTGAGTTGGAAGGCATTGCGGCAGCACGTTTGGAAACCTTCTACGAAGCAGGTATTCAATCTGTGGCGGATTTTGCAAACCATACAGAAAAAGAGCTCTTGGCTCTTAAAGGCATCGGTCCTGCAACCATCAAGCAGTTGAAAGAAAAAGGGATTGAGTTGAAAGCTTAA
- a CDS encoding VOC family protein, whose translation MLHHVEIYVSDLETSRAFYDFLLTKLGYSLYQEWEDGLSYKKAEQYLVFVQTPKDFLEAGYHRCRTGLNHLAFHAGTPDEIDQWRKEFLTRRVKLLYDDRYPHAGGPNHYALYLEDPDGIKIELVGEAV comes from the coding sequence ATGCTACATCATGTTGAAATATATGTTTCAGACTTGGAAACCTCACGTGCATTTTACGATTTTCTTCTGACCAAGCTGGGCTACTCGCTCTATCAGGAGTGGGAGGACGGGCTGTCTTATAAAAAAGCAGAGCAGTACCTGGTCTTTGTCCAAACGCCAAAGGACTTCCTAGAGGCAGGTTATCACCGGTGCCGAACAGGTCTCAATCATCTAGCCTTTCATGCGGGCACACCTGATGAGATTGACCAATGGCGGAAGGAATTTTTGACCAGACGAGTCAAATTGCTCTACGACGACCGCTATCCCCATGCAGGAGGACCAAACCACTATGCCCTCTATCTAGAAGACCCAGATGGGATAAAGATAGAGTTGGTGGGGGAGGCAGTATGA
- a CDS encoding shikimate kinase — MNLIIIGAQASGKMTVGQEVAKLTGMTLFHNHDSIDFSLRFIPEFSEDMFDLNTRITFAVYDVFASSGRPLIGTALINFKNPIDVQFLTTVQTIFHHRGQEILFVELETTLDERLRRNRTENRLTHKPLKRNIEVSEAEILSTADTCQYTSLGIPEGIQHYLKINNTHLSANDVAQLIIQKMEELEQEQTK; from the coding sequence ATGAATCTAATTATTATTGGAGCACAAGCTTCTGGCAAGATGACCGTTGGGCAGGAAGTTGCGAAATTGACAGGGATGACACTCTTTCATAATCATGATTCGATTGATTTTAGCCTACGATTTATCCCAGAATTTTCTGAGGATATGTTCGATCTCAATACACGTATTACATTTGCTGTTTATGATGTGTTTGCTAGTTCAGGCCGCCCACTGATTGGAACTGCCCTGATTAATTTTAAAAATCCCATAGATGTTCAATTTCTTACAACAGTTCAGACGATTTTTCATCATCGTGGTCAGGAAATTTTATTTGTTGAATTGGAAACTACTTTAGATGAACGTCTGCGGCGTAATCGGACAGAAAATCGACTGACCCATAAACCTTTGAAACGAAACATTGAAGTTTCAGAGGCTGAGATTCTTTCTACAGCTGATACATGTCAATATACCTCATTAGGCATTCCAGAGGGCATTCAGCATTATCTCAAAATTAATAATACCCATCTTTCTGCTAATGACGTAGCTCAACTGATTATCCAAAAAATGGAAGAGCTTGAGCAAGAACAAACGAAATAG
- a CDS encoding valine--tRNA ligase, whose protein sequence is MSKELSPKYNPAEVEAGRYQTWLDQDVFKPSGDAEAKPYSIVIPPPNVTGKLHLGHAWDTTLQDIIIRQKRMQGFDTLWLPGMDHAGIATQAKVEERLREQGVTRYDLGREKFLDKVWEWKDEYATTIKEQWGKLGLSVDYSRERFTLDEGLSKAVRKVFVELYKKGWIYRGEFIINWDPAARTALSDIEVIHKDVEGAFYHMNYMLEDGSRALQVATTRPETMFGDVAVAVNPEDPRYKDLIGKNVILPIVNKLIPIVADEHADPEFGTGVVKITPAHDPNDFLVGQRHNLPQVNVMNDDGTMNELAGEFAGMDRFEARKATVAKLQELGALVEIENRVHSVGHSERTGVVVEPRLSTQWFVKMDQLAKNAIANQDTADKVEFYPPRFNDTFLQWMENVHDWVISRQLWWGHQIPAWYNESGEMYVGEEAPAGDGWVQDEDVLDTWFSSALWPFSTMGWPDENAADFQRYFPTSTLVTGYDIIFFWVSRMIFQSLEFTGRQPFKNVLIHGLIRDEEGRKMSKSLGNGIDPMDVIEKYGADALRWFLSNGSAPGQDVRFSYEKMDASWNFINKIWNISRYILMNNEGLTLDAARENVAKVAAGEAGNVTDRWILHNLNETIAKVTENFDKFEFGVAGHILYNFIWEEFANWYIELTKEVLYSDNEAEKVMTRSVLLYTLDQILRLLHPIMPFVTEEIYAQYAEGSIVVAAYPVVNPAFENAEAHKGVESLKDLIRSVRNSRAEVNVAPSKPITILIKTADAELETFFKANENYIRRFTNPEHLEISSSIAALELAMSAVITGAEIFLPLADLLNVEEELARLDKELAKWQKELDMVGKKLSNERFVANAKPEVVEKEKEKQADYQAKYDATVARIEEMKKLVK, encoded by the coding sequence ATGTCAAAAGAATTATCACCAAAATACAATCCAGCCGAGGTTGAGGCTGGTCGTTACCAGACTTGGTTGGACCAAGATGTCTTTAAGCCGTCAGGCGATGCGGAGGCCAAGCCTTATTCGATCGTCATTCCGCCTCCAAACGTAACAGGTAAGTTGCACCTGGGGCACGCTTGGGATACTACCCTTCAAGACATCATCATCCGTCAGAAGCGGATGCAGGGCTTTGACACCCTCTGGCTTCCAGGTATGGACCACGCGGGGATTGCCACTCAGGCTAAGGTTGAGGAACGCTTGCGTGAGCAAGGTGTGACCCGTTATGACTTGGGTCGTGAAAAATTCCTCGATAAAGTCTGGGAATGGAAAGATGAATATGCTACAACCATCAAGGAGCAATGGGGTAAACTAGGTTTATCTGTGGATTATTCACGTGAACGTTTCACACTTGATGAAGGCTTGTCAAAAGCTGTTCGTAAGGTCTTTGTAGAACTCTACAAAAAAGGCTGGATCTACCGTGGCGAATTTATCATCAACTGGGACCCAGCGGCTCGCACAGCCCTTTCAGATATTGAAGTGATTCACAAGGACGTAGAAGGTGCCTTCTACCACATGAATTACATGTTGGAAGACGGCTCTCGTGCCCTTCAAGTTGCGACAACTCGTCCTGAAACCATGTTCGGTGACGTTGCGGTGGCGGTTAACCCAGAAGACCCACGTTACAAGGACTTGATTGGCAAAAACGTTATCCTGCCAATCGTTAACAAGTTAATTCCAATCGTTGCGGATGAACACGCAGACCCAGAATTTGGTACAGGGGTTGTGAAAATTACACCTGCCCACGATCCAAATGACTTCCTCGTAGGTCAACGCCACAATCTACCACAAGTCAACGTTATGAACGACGACGGTACCATGAACGAGTTGGCGGGTGAATTTGCAGGTATGGACCGCTTTGAAGCCCGTAAAGCAACGGTTGCGAAGTTGCAAGAACTGGGTGCCCTTGTGGAAATCGAAAACCGTGTGCATTCAGTTGGTCACTCTGAGCGTACAGGTGTGGTAGTCGAGCCACGCTTGTCAACTCAATGGTTTGTCAAAATGGACCAATTGGCTAAGAATGCCATTGCCAACCAAGACACAGCTGATAAGGTAGAATTTTACCCACCACGTTTCAACGATACCTTCCTACAATGGATGGAAAATGTACACGACTGGGTTATCTCGCGTCAGCTTTGGTGGGGCCATCAGATTCCAGCATGGTATAACGAATCTGGCGAAATGTACGTCGGAGAAGAGGCTCCAGCAGGTGACGGTTGGGTACAGGATGAGGATGTCCTAGATACCTGGTTCAGCTCTGCCCTTTGGCCATTCTCAACCATGGGCTGGCCTGACGAAAATGCGGCGGACTTCCAGCGTTACTTCCCAACTTCAACCTTGGTAACGGGCTACGACATCATCTTCTTCTGGGTGTCTCGTATGATTTTCCAATCGCTTGAGTTCACAGGCCGTCAGCCATTCAAGAACGTGCTGATCCACGGTTTGATCCGTGACGAAGAAGGTCGCAAGATGTCCAAGTCGCTTGGAAACGGGATTGACCCAATGGATGTTATTGAGAAATACGGTGCGGATGCTTTGCGTTGGTTCTTGTCAAACGGCTCTGCCCCTGGTCAAGATGTTCGCTTCTCTTATGAGAAGATGGACGCGTCTTGGAACTTCATCAACAAGATTTGGAACATTTCCCGCTATATCCTCATGAACAATGAAGGTTTGACCTTGGATGCGGCGCGTGAGAATGTCGCCAAAGTCGCAGCTGGTGAGGCTGGTAATGTGACGGATCGCTGGATTCTCCACAACCTCAACGAAACCATTGCCAAGGTCACTGAAAACTTCGACAAATTCGAGTTTGGTGTGGCTGGTCACATCCTCTACAACTTCATCTGGGAAGAGTTCGCCAACTGGTATATCGAGCTGACCAAGGAGGTGCTCTACAGCGACAACGAGGCTGAGAAAGTCATGACCCGCTCTGTCCTTCTCTACACGCTGGACCAAATCCTTCGCCTCCTCCACCCAATCATGCCGTTTGTGACGGAAGAAATCTACGCTCAGTACGCAGAGGGCTCTATCGTGGTGGCAGCTTACCCTGTTGTCAACCCAGCCTTTGAAAATGCGGAAGCCCACAAGGGAGTGGAAAGCCTTAAGGACTTGATTCGTTCGGTGCGAAATAGTAGAGCAGAAGTGAATGTTGCGCCATCTAAGCCGATTACCATCTTGATTAAGACAGCGGATGCTGAGCTTGAAACCTTCTTCAAGGCAAATGAAAACTACATTCGACGCTTCACAAATCCAGAACATCTGGAAATCAGCTCAAGCATTGCTGCACTAGAATTAGCCATGTCAGCCGTTATCACCGGTGCTGAAATCTTCTTGCCACTAGCCGACCTCCTCAACGTCGAAGAAGAGTTGGCTCGACTAGACAAAGAACTAGCCAAATGGCAAAAAGAACTAGACATGGTCGGCAAAAAACTCAGCAACGAACGCTTCGTCGCCAACGCCAAACCAGAAGTCGTTGAAAAAGAAAAAGAAAAACAAGCCGACTACCAAGCAAAATATGATGCGACAGTAGCGCGGATTGAAGAGATGAAGAAGTTGGTTAAATAA